Part of the Chitinophaga parva genome is shown below.
TCCGGTGACAACATGGGTATGGCCGGTGGCCTGAATGACCGCGCTTCCATTCCCGGTCCTGTAACCTCTTTCTTCCCCAACACTTTCGGCATTTACAACATGTCCGGCAACGTGAGCGAATGGGTACTGGACGTTTACCGCCCACTCTCTCCTGTTGACGGTGATGACTTCAACTACTTCCGTGGTAACAAGTTCCAGACCCTGTACCTGAACGGTGATAAAGAACCCGAAAAGGACAGCCTGGGCCAGTTGAAAATGCGTGACGTAACCGACGAGGAAAGCGCCGGCCGCCTGAACTATCAGAAAGGCGACGTGATCAACTACCTGGATGGTGACTCCCTCTCCCAGGTGGAATATGGCTACGGCATCACTTCCCTGATCAACGATAAGAGCCGCGTAGTAAAAGGAGGCAGCTGGAACGACCGCGCCTACTGGCTCTCTCCCGGTAACCGCCGTTACATGCAGGAAGACCTGGCCACTAACACCATCGGCTTCCGCTGCGCCATGGACCGCGTAGGTAGCCCGGAGGGTAACAAGTTCAAAACAGGTCAGATCTTTAAGAAACAAAGACAAAAGAGATAAACAAAAAAGCCGGGCACGTGCCCGGCTTTTTTGTTTATCTAACGTACAACGTACAGCGTACAACGTACAATGTACATTCTCCTGGTGATCAAATTGCGGCGTAAAACCGCGTCAGTATTGTTTTTCTAAAACAAAATACGCTGTACGCTGTACGCTGTACGCTGTACGTTGTACGCTTGTATTACATCTTCAGCACCTCTTCTGCATGCCGCTTCGTATGCACCTTTTCAATCACCTCTTCTATCACCCCCTTCTCATTGATCACGAAAGTCATGCGGTGAATGCCATCAAAAGTGCGGCCCATGAATTTCTTTTCACCCCACACGCCGTAGGCGTTCAGGATGGTGTGGTCTTCATCCGCCAGCAGGGGAAAGTTCAGGTTGAATTTGGTAGCGAACTTCTTGTGGCTTTTCTGGCTGTCTGCGCTTACACCCAACACCACGTAGCCCTGGCGTAGCATCAACGCGTGGTTATCCCGCAGGTTGCAGGCCTGGGCGGTACATGCGGGCGTATTGTCTTTCGGGTAAAAGTAGAGCACTACTTTCTTACCGCGGTAATCACTGAGGGAAACTGTATTGCCGTCCTGGTCCTGTGCCGTAAAGGCTGGCGCCACATCGCCTGGCTTCAGGTGTTTCATCTTACTGTCGTTTTATTCCGGGGGCAAAGTTAACGCTTAAATTGCAGCGTGTAAGTGGTGCTGTTGTCTGCCAGGTCAGTAACGGTGAGGGCCAGCGTGTGTTCGCCCTCCGGGCAATGCTCCTCAAAGGTGTAGGTGAGCACGTTGTTCTTCCGGGAAAACATCAGCCACTTGCCATCCAGCATACCGCGGTAACTCTTAATGCCGTTGTTGTCACCCATAGCAAAGGATATTTTGGTAGCCGTTTTGAGGCTCATGTGCGGGGTAACTTTGCCCAAAGGCTTGATGGTAGGGTCTTTCAGGTCTGTTTCCAGGTGGAAGTTGCCGAGCTCTTTGAACACGCCCCGGTACCATCCGTTCTCCAGTTTCACCGCGGCGGCAGCCCTGTCGCCCCCACCTTCCCGGATCATCACTATTTTGTTGGTAAGCGCTGCAGGCACGGGTTTGGTGGGTTTTATGCGCACGGAGAATGTATCGTGCACGGGCACCAGCACGGATTGCAACTGGTAGCTATTGGAATAATAATCCGCATCTTTTGCAGGGCGTTCTGCATAGTCAAAGCAGAAGGAATCATACACCTCATCTTCCCCTAAGGAAAAGGCCACGTTGGCATTCGCAAAATCATTGCGCATGGAAGGGCGGATCATTTTTGCACAACTGTCTGCCGGTTCATCTTCCCCTTTACATTGCAAAGCAAATTTCACTATGCTGGTATTGCCATAGGCATCCTTCACCTGCAGCTGCAGGTTATGTA
Proteins encoded:
- the bcp gene encoding thioredoxin-dependent thiol peroxidase; the protein is MKHLKPGDVAPAFTAQDQDGNTVSLSDYRGKKVVLYFYPKDNTPACTAQACNLRDNHALMLRQGYVVLGVSADSQKSHKKFATKFNLNFPLLADEDHTILNAYGVWGEKKFMGRTFDGIHRMTFVINEKGVIEEVIEKVHTKRHAEEVLKM